One window from the genome of Malacoplasma penetrans HF-2 encodes:
- a CDS encoding ABC transporter ATP-binding protein, whose protein sequence is MNKTTKTNKLSKTKETSSNQDLLIKNLKSLLDNNIIDNNEYSLYVDRINNKFLSVDDKNKKQDNKDIDHNEREVVLEVINLTKHYPRREKPAIKDLNFKLRKNQFHVFIGANGAGKTTTIKALVGAYAKWEGLILINGKENTKTVSKLNVGYIPEKSVFPKNMSTKQYLVSMAMMSGIKKELATEFANKTLLELNMQNMANKNPNTFSSGQQKKILLSQALVHNPDILIMDEPTANLDPISRNEFYTLTKKLQEQGKTIFVSSHILSEVEKYADYVTILDGGRIVYSGPLDQNKDLEKLYFSYVKEGSVDTGIKKDY, encoded by the coding sequence ATGAATAAAACTACAAAAACAAATAAATTATCTAAGACAAAAGAAACTAGCAGTAATCAAGATTTATTAATTAAAAATCTTAAATCTCTTTTAGATAACAACATTATTGATAACAATGAATATAGTCTTTATGTTGATAGAATTAACAACAAGTTTTTAAGTGTAGATGATAAGAATAAAAAACAAGATAACAAAGATATAGACCATAATGAAAGAGAAGTTGTTTTAGAAGTAATAAATTTAACTAAGCATTATCCTAGAAGAGAAAAGCCTGCAATTAAAGACTTAAACTTTAAATTAAGAAAAAATCAGTTTCATGTTTTTATTGGGGCAAATGGTGCAGGTAAAACAACTACTATTAAAGCTTTAGTTGGGGCTTATGCTAAATGAGAAGGATTGATATTAATCAATGGTAAAGAAAATACTAAAACAGTTTCTAAACTAAATGTTGGTTATATTCCTGAAAAATCTGTTTTTCCTAAAAACATGTCTACTAAACAATATCTAGTGTCAATGGCTATGATGTCGGGAATTAAAAAAGAATTAGCTACTGAATTTGCTAATAAAACTTTATTAGAACTTAATATGCAAAATATGGCTAATAAAAACCCTAATACTTTTTCTAGTGGTCAACAGAAAAAGATTTTACTTTCTCAAGCTTTAGTTCATAATCCTGATATTTTAATAATGGATGAACCAACTGCTAACTTAGATCCAATATCAAGAAATGAGTTTTATACTTTAACTAAAAAGTTACAAGAACAAGGTAAAACAATTTTTGTTTCTTCTCATATTCTTTCTGAGGTTGAAAAGTATGCTGACTATGTAACTATTTTAGATGGTGGAAGAATTGTTTATTCTGGTCCACTAGATCAAAATAAGGATTTAGAAAAATTATATTTCTCATATGTTAAAGAAGGTTCAGTTGATACTGGAATTAAAAAAGATTATTAA
- the smpB gene encoding SsrA-binding protein: protein MLVVNKKLHFNYEVLEKIEAGIELKGVEVKSIHLNNANISDSYVIFKRNEAYILNMNIAPYSHGNIYNVDPLRTRKLLLHKNEIIKYQMRIKKESLTMVPSKIYWRKNKLKVEIALAKGKKQFDKRQTIKDRDNSREARKHIRV, encoded by the coding sequence ATATTAGTTGTTAATAAGAAATTACATTTTAATTATGAAGTTTTAGAAAAAATAGAAGCTGGCATTGAATTAAAAGGAGTTGAGGTTAAATCAATTCATTTAAACAATGCTAATATTTCTGATTCTTATGTAATTTTTAAAAGAAATGAAGCATATATATTAAATATGAATATTGCCCCATATTCACATGGGAATATTTATAATGTTGATCCATTAAGAACAAGAAAATTATTGTTACATAAAAATGAAATAATAAAATATCAAATGAGAATTAAAAAAGAATCTTTAACTATGGTCCCTTCTAAAATTTATTGAAGAAAAAATAAATTAAAGGTAGAAATTGCATTAGCTAAAGGTAAAAAGCAATTTGATAAAAGACAAACAATTAAGGATAGAGATAATTCAAGAGAAGCTAGAAAACATATTAGAGTTTAA
- the abc-f gene encoding ribosomal protection-like ABC-F family protein: MSLLKISNLNYSIGEKTLYNDCSFVLNPKEHLGIVGKNGAGKSTLIKIINNKVSPDTIEMDWMQNIKIGHLDQYAEVPKEISVLDYLKTAFTYLYEIEAKMIELYEKSVEDPNLFDKAVEYQNILEHKDFYNLDVLIEKVSSGLGVIAIGLDKKISELSGGQRAKVILAKLLLEKPDVLLLDEPTNFLDKEHVDWLTEYLVNFDKTFVVISHNENFLSKITTHILEISNHKFTKFTGNYDSYLKQKELMVDDYAKRYEKQQKQIEKTEDFIRRNIAGSNSKNARGRRKQLERMEKMPPPSKERPKPDFSFKQLHCSMQQKLIIKDLSIGYNNQPLIKNINLTINGEERVIIKGFNGIGKTTLLKTLLNKIKPIEGSFEFSDTIKPIYYEQDLNWENGSLTPIDVIRQTYPNLNEREVRNLLAKNGLSNKDVMQPISTLSGGEQAKVKLAILSLKPTNFLILDEPTNHLDVQAKEVLKNTLLNLQITILLVCHEESFYKDIANKVIDISKLA, translated from the coding sequence ATGAGTTTATTAAAAATATCAAATTTAAATTATTCAATTGGTGAAAAGACTTTATATAATGATTGTTCTTTTGTACTTAACCCTAAAGAACACTTAGGTATTGTTGGGAAAAATGGAGCTGGTAAATCTACTCTTATTAAAATCATTAATAATAAAGTAAGTCCAGATACTATTGAAATGGATTGAATGCAAAATATAAAAATAGGTCACTTAGATCAATATGCAGAAGTTCCAAAAGAAATATCAGTTTTAGATTATCTTAAAACTGCTTTTACATATTTATATGAAATTGAAGCTAAGATGATAGAACTATATGAAAAAAGTGTAGAAGATCCTAATTTATTTGATAAAGCAGTAGAATACCAAAATATCTTAGAACATAAAGATTTTTATAATTTAGATGTTTTAATAGAAAAAGTTTCTAGTGGTTTAGGTGTAATTGCAATTGGATTGGATAAAAAAATTAGTGAACTATCAGGTGGTCAAAGAGCTAAAGTAATTTTAGCTAAATTACTTTTAGAAAAACCAGATGTTTTATTGTTAGATGAACCTACTAACTTTTTAGACAAAGAACATGTTGATTGATTAACTGAGTATTTAGTTAATTTTGATAAAACATTTGTAGTTATTTCTCATAACGAAAATTTCTTATCTAAAATTACAACTCATATTTTAGAAATTAGCAACCATAAGTTTACTAAGTTTACTGGTAATTATGATTCATATTTAAAACAAAAAGAATTAATGGTTGATGATTATGCTAAAAGGTATGAAAAGCAACAAAAACAAATAGAAAAAACTGAAGATTTTATTAGAAGAAATATAGCAGGTTCTAACAGTAAAAATGCTAGAGGTAGAAGAAAACAATTAGAGAGAATGGAAAAAATGCCTCCACCTAGCAAAGAAAGACCAAAACCTGATTTTAGTTTTAAACAACTACATTGTTCAATGCAACAAAAATTAATTATTAAAGATTTATCAATTGGTTATAACAACCAACCTTTAATTAAAAATATCAATTTAACAATTAATGGTGAAGAAAGAGTTATTATTAAAGGTTTTAATGGGATTGGTAAAACAACACTATTAAAAACTTTATTAAATAAAATTAAACCAATTGAAGGTAGCTTTGAATTTAGTGACACTATTAAACCAATTTATTATGAACAAGATTTAAATTGAGAAAATGGATCATTAACTCCAATTGATGTAATTAGACAAACATATCCAAATTTAAATGAAAGAGAAGTAAGAAACTTACTTGCTAAAAATGGTTTGTCTAATAAAGATGTAATGCAACCAATTTCAACATTAAGTGGTGGTGAGCAAGCTAAAGTTAAATTAGCAATATTATCTTTAAAACCTACTAACTTTTTAATTTTAGATGAGCCTACAAACCATTTAGATGTTCAAGCTAAAGAGGTTTTGAAAAATACATTATTAAATTTACAAATAACAATTTTATTAGTTTGTCATGAAGAATCTTTTTATAAAGACATTGCAAACAAAGTTATTGATATTAGTAAATTAGCATAA
- a CDS encoding M20 metallopeptidase family protein: protein MIKSSVIEYIKNHKESWNKLREEFHSTPELPLREFETTKKIKEQLLKYGFEIIEFDGVGIIGVLKHGNSENKIALKASIDGILQKEETDLPYKSVNNSMHANGNDGQIIMLLGACQYLSETREFNGTFYAIFAPGSNIQNGINKLIDRGLFDKIDPQSIFSLKPAPLIQLKKGKVGDLHFINPKTSSSNFIDLFKYKIIGQSSFGSSPENGYDPIVAASSIIMNLQTIVSRNISPFSNAAITVGSIKGGYTANAIAKLVTIKLSVSSNDKETREYILKRIESVIDSTCKAYECNFEKVNIGSSTSLQNNGVEYEFAKDLAVDLFDEEKVHIIDNLMINDDISFLLDKKPGTLVFINNGNSDDIYSSKFDFNNQAIPFGVCFFIGLVEKKLK from the coding sequence ATGATTAAGAGTTCTGTAATAGAATATATTAAAAATCACAAAGAAAGTTGAAATAAGTTAAGAGAAGAATTTCATTCTACTCCAGAACTTCCTTTACGTGAATTTGAAACTACTAAAAAAATTAAAGAACAATTATTAAAGTATGGTTTTGAAATCATTGAGTTTGATGGTGTTGGAATTATTGGTGTTTTAAAACATGGTAACAGTGAAAACAAAATTGCATTAAAAGCTTCAATAGATGGAATACTACAAAAAGAAGAGACTGATTTACCTTATAAATCAGTAAACAATAGCATGCATGCTAATGGTAATGATGGACAAATTATTATGTTATTAGGTGCTTGTCAGTATTTATCTGAGACAAGAGAATTTAATGGAACTTTTTATGCAATTTTTGCACCAGGATCAAATATCCAAAATGGTATTAACAAATTAATTGATAGAGGTCTATTTGATAAAATTGACCCTCAATCAATTTTTAGTTTAAAACCTGCTCCTTTAATTCAGTTAAAAAAGGGAAAAGTTGGTGATTTACATTTTATAAATCCTAAAACATCTTCATCTAATTTTATTGATTTATTTAAATATAAAATTATAGGTCAATCTTCATTTGGTTCTTCTCCAGAAAATGGATATGACCCAATTGTTGCTGCATCTTCAATTATTATGAATTTGCAAACTATAGTTTCTAGAAACATTTCTCCATTTTCAAATGCTGCTATAACAGTTGGTTCTATTAAAGGTGGATATACTGCAAATGCAATTGCAAAGTTAGTGACTATTAAATTAAGTGTGTCTAGTAATGATAAAGAAACTCGTGAATATATTTTAAAAAGAATTGAATCAGTAATTGATTCAACTTGTAAAGCTTATGAGTGTAATTTTGAAAAGGTAAACATTGGTAGTAGTACTTCACTTCAAAATAATGGTGTTGAATATGAATTTGCAAAAGATTTAGCTGTAGATCTTTTTGATGAAGAAAAGGTTCACATCATTGATAACCTGATGATAAATGATGACATTTCTTTTTTGCTTGATAAAAAACCTGGTACTTTAGTTTTTATTAACAATGGTAATTCAGATGATATATATTCATCTAAATTTGATTTTAATAATCAGGCTATTCCTTTTGGAGTTTGTTTCTTCATAGGATTAGTTGAAAAGAAACTTAAATAG